A genomic segment from Spinacia oleracea cultivar Varoflay chromosome 3, BTI_SOV_V1, whole genome shotgun sequence encodes:
- the LOC130469267 gene encoding uncharacterized protein — protein MDREQEELQFLGFFGICKESTNIIFRWSKIFTKITLTLIIPLSCISLANDGFSTFISGKIINNADTLEYIPQGTPTYNKISNMISSEWTTFWLIKLVYLLFLLIFSLLSTSAVVYTVACIYTGKDITFKKIMSVVPKVWKRLIITFLWNFGIIFVYNFVWLVISFFVFVIWFLLFFPNGNLIGKIASSILLIIYLLGFTYINVIWQLASVVSVLEDTYGIQAMKKSKNLIKGKMGIATAMFLVFTFCLVGIQILFEQSEVIDLTVGIGGKICYGILCLMMLTLLFLFGLVVQTVIYFVCKSYHHENIDKSTLADHLDAYLGEYIPLNSKNIQLEQFHM, from the coding sequence ATGGATCGAGAACAAGAAGAGCTTCAATTCTTAGGCTTCTTTGGCATATGCAAAGAGTCAACCAATATTATCTTTAGATGGTCTAAAATTTTCACCAAGATCACCCTTACCTTGATCATCCCTCTCTCTTGCATTTCCCTAGCCAATGATGGCTTTTCCACCTTCATTTCCGGCAAGATTATCAACAACGCCGATACCTTAGAGTACATCCCTCAAGGCACCCCGACTTATAACAAGATTTCTAACATGATCTCCTCGGAATGGACTACATTTTGGCTCATCAAACTCGTTTACCTACTATTCCTCCTTATATTTTCTCTCCTGTCAACCTCTGCAGTTGTCTATACAGTCGCATGTATCTATACTGGTAAGGATATCACCTTCAAGAAGATCATGAGCGTAGTTCCAAAGGTTTGGAAGAGACTGATCATCACCTTTTTATGGAATTTCGGCATAATATTTGTATATAACTTTGTCTGGTTAGTAATTTCATTTTTCGTTTTTGTCATATGGTTCTTGTTATTTTTTCCGAATGGTAACCTAATCGGAAAAATAGCCTCATCCATCCTCTTGATAATATACCTTCTTGGGTTTACTTATATTAATGTAATATGGCAATTAGCAAGTGTTGTGTCCGTGTTAGAAGACACATATGGGATCCAAGCTATGAAGAAGAGCAAAAATTTGATCAAGGGCAAAATGGGAATTGCAACAGCTATGTTCTTGGTATTCACATTTTGCTTGGTGGGTATTCAAATTTTATTTGAGCAATCTGAGGTGATTGATTTGACGGTTGGGATTGGAGGGAAAATCTGTTATGGAATTTTGTGTTTGATGATGTTGACTTTGTTGTTTCTCTTTGGGCTTGTTGTACAAACTGTGATTTACTTTGTGTGCAAATCTTACCACCATGAGAATATTGACAAGTCAACCTTGGCTGATCATCTTGATGCTTATCTTGGAGAATATATTCCTTTGAATTCTAAGAACATACAATTGGAGCAATTTCATATGTAA